The following coding sequences are from one Salinicoccus sp. Bachu38 window:
- the spxA gene encoding transcriptional regulator SpxA, whose amino-acid sequence MVTLFTSPSCTSCRKAKAWLQEHEIPYNERNIFSEPLTLDEVKSILRMTEDGTDEIISTRSKTFQKLNVDIDSLPMQELYTLIMENPGLLRRPIIMDEKRLQVGYNEDEIRRFLPRTVRTFHLMEAKRLAEL is encoded by the coding sequence ATGGTAACACTTTTTACTTCTCCAAGCTGCACATCATGCCGTAAAGCGAAAGCATGGTTACAAGAACATGAAATTCCTTATAATGAAAGAAATATATTCTCTGAACCACTTACATTGGACGAAGTGAAGTCCATTCTCAGAATGACTGAAGATGGCACAGATGAAATTATTTCTACAAGATCCAAGACTTTCCAAAAACTTAATGTAGATATCGACAGCTTGCCAATGCAGGAACTTTACACATTGATCATGGAGAATCCAGGCCTTCTCAGAAGACCGATCATCATGGATGAAAAGCGTCTTCAGGTTGGTTACAACGAAGACGAAATCCGCCGTTTCCTGCCCCGTACAGTGAGAACTTTCCACTTGATGGAAGCCAAGCGTCTCGCTGAACTATAA
- a CDS encoding competence protein CoiA: MFIANDSNGTRITANEAQKGAGYFCPVCEAPVTFKAGNIKTAHFSHHRIVDCTRYLYKKESLQHLEAKHDLYQALDSQHRVSMEYYLPEIEQIPDLLVGKRALEIQYSAISPELITERSKGYHSLGMDVIWLLDEAAIKKADGCIIPTHFQLSTLYNTSLFTYSNHHKRLMKWGLRHHRGGNRWTFHASEIAPHDLLGLHPREPVRPLALKQGDIRRMIQRERQQKNRLNPTLTFLYQLSLDSRSLPPHLCMSVEPERWILNPPLEWKLYIMYGLEKGTFDWQQFSRFIHMREIQAAPPKEEVLRALLAAYKMLYISQ, translated from the coding sequence ATGTTCATAGCAAACGACAGCAATGGTACAAGAATTACAGCGAACGAGGCACAAAAAGGGGCGGGATATTTCTGCCCGGTATGCGAAGCACCCGTCACTTTCAAGGCGGGCAATATCAAGACGGCCCACTTTTCCCATCACAGGATCGTCGACTGCACCCGCTACCTTTACAAAAAGGAGTCGCTCCAGCATCTTGAAGCGAAGCACGATCTATATCAGGCATTGGACAGTCAGCACAGGGTCTCGATGGAGTACTATCTTCCCGAAATCGAACAGATTCCCGATCTGCTGGTCGGCAAAAGGGCGCTTGAAATCCAGTATTCCGCCATTTCCCCGGAACTCATCACCGAGCGGTCGAAAGGATACCATTCCCTCGGCATGGATGTCATCTGGCTCCTTGATGAGGCGGCCATCAAAAAGGCGGACGGCTGCATCATTCCCACGCACTTCCAGCTGTCCACGCTCTATAATACTTCACTCTTCACCTATTCGAACCATCATAAGCGGCTGATGAAATGGGGGCTCAGGCATCACAGGGGAGGCAATCGCTGGACTTTCCATGCTTCAGAAATCGCTCCGCATGACCTGCTCGGCCTCCACCCCAGGGAACCTGTCCGGCCGCTTGCGCTCAAACAGGGGGACATCAGACGCATGATCCAGCGGGAACGCCAGCAGAAGAATCGCCTGAATCCGACACTTACATTCCTCTATCAGCTCTCCCTGGATTCCCGGAGTCTGCCACCACACCTGTGCATGAGTGTCGAGCCGGAGCGCTGGATACTGAACCCGCCGCTGGAATGGAAGCTGTATATCATGTATGGTCTGGAGAAGGGGACATTCGACTGGCAACAGTTCAGCCGCTTCATCCATATGCGTGAAATACAGGCTGCGCCTCCGAAAGAGGAGGTGCTGAGGGCACTCCTGGCCGCCTATAAAATGTTATATATTTCACAATAA
- a CDS encoding adaptor protein MecA, with product MRIERIDDSTIKFFITYQDIENRGFDREDLWMNRKRGEEFFWSIMDEVNHEHEEDFSMEGPLWIQVHAYDKGIEVVVSKSQDDKPFSTEQTPMDINNNDVEQFLESISGDKEEIAPVTKEPVMVKFNDFEDLIKYAHEVEVDETQYEDLLIVHEGSYYYQIFFDYRMDYMDMERIEAKLLEYSSPAEVSSMVVEEYGEIIMSINVRARVRRFFKEK from the coding sequence ATGAGGATTGAAAGAATTGATGACTCGACGATCAAATTTTTCATTACCTACCAGGACATCGAGAATCGCGGATTTGATAGAGAAGACCTATGGATGAACCGTAAACGTGGCGAAGAGTTCTTCTGGTCCATAATGGACGAAGTGAACCACGAGCATGAAGAAGATTTCTCAATGGAAGGGCCGCTATGGATCCAAGTGCATGCCTATGACAAGGGGATTGAAGTGGTGGTTTCCAAATCTCAGGATGATAAACCATTCTCAACGGAGCAGACGCCTATGGATATAAATAATAATGATGTTGAACAGTTCCTTGAAAGCATTTCCGGAGACAAGGAAGAAATTGCACCAGTGACGAAAGAGCCGGTCATGGTGAAATTCAATGACTTTGAGGACCTTATCAAGTATGCACACGAAGTTGAAGTCGATGAAACGCAGTATGAAGACCTGCTCATCGTACACGAAGGCAGCTACTACTATCAGATTTTCTTCGACTATCGCATGGACTACATGGACATGGAGCGTATTGAAGCGAAGCTTCTCGAATACAGTTCTCCTGCAGAAGTATCCAGCATGGTGGTCGAGGAGTACGGTGAAATCATCATGAGCATCAACGTGAGAGCTCGAGTAAGAAGATTTTTTAAAGAAAAATAA
- the trpS gene encoding tryptophan--tRNA ligase, which produces MKTLFSGVQPSGIPTIGNYIGAYKQFVEMQEEYDSYFCIVDQHAITVPQDRLKLRDNTKKLAAIYLASGLDPEKITLFIQSEVAAHAKAAWMMQCVGYIGELERMTQYKDKARKQNQRDGISVGLLTYPSLMAADILIYGTDVVPVGEDQGQHLELTRDLAERFNTKYNNILTVPEVKHPEVGGRIMSLNDPTKKMSKSDDNQKGFISLLDDPKAAAKKIRSAVTDSGSEIRYDKEEKPGISNLLTIYSSLTSKSIDDLETEYEDSSYGTFKSDLGEVVENFLVDFQNKVNHYLESGELDDILDEGAMKASRKADKMVEKMERAMGLGRKRR; this is translated from the coding sequence ATGAAAACATTATTCTCAGGAGTACAACCCAGCGGCATCCCCACTATCGGAAATTATATCGGGGCCTACAAGCAGTTTGTGGAAATGCAGGAGGAATACGATTCCTATTTCTGCATTGTGGACCAGCATGCGATAACCGTCCCCCAGGACCGGCTCAAACTCAGGGACAATACGAAGAAGCTCGCAGCCATCTATCTTGCCTCCGGCCTCGATCCGGAAAAGATCACCCTCTTCATCCAGAGTGAGGTGGCGGCACATGCCAAAGCTGCATGGATGATGCAGTGCGTGGGCTATATCGGGGAGCTCGAGCGCATGACCCAATATAAGGACAAGGCACGCAAACAGAACCAGCGCGACGGCATCAGTGTCGGGCTGCTGACATACCCGTCCCTGATGGCAGCGGATATTCTGATCTACGGCACCGATGTGGTACCTGTAGGCGAAGACCAGGGACAGCACCTCGAATTGACACGCGACCTGGCAGAGCGTTTCAACACCAAGTACAACAATATTCTGACGGTGCCTGAAGTCAAGCATCCCGAAGTCGGGGGACGCATCATGAGTCTGAATGATCCGACGAAGAAGATGTCGAAGAGTGACGACAATCAGAAGGGCTTCATTTCCCTCCTGGATGATCCGAAAGCTGCTGCCAAGAAAATCCGCAGTGCGGTGACGGACTCCGGCAGCGAAATCAGGTACGACAAGGAAGAGAAGCCCGGTATATCGAATCTGCTGACAATCTACTCCTCCCTGACTTCAAAAAGCATCGATGACCTCGAAACGGAATATGAAGACAGCAGCTACGGCACATTCAAGTCCGACCTCGGGGAAGTCGTGGAGAACTTCCTCGTCGACTTCCAAAATAAAGTGAACCACTACCTCGAGAGTGGCGAGCTGGATGACATTTTGGATGAAGGTGCCATGAAAGCATCGCGCAAGGCCGACAAAATGGTCGAAAAGATGGAGCGTGCGATGGGACTTGGCAGAAAACGCAGGTAG
- the fabF gene encoding beta-ketoacyl-ACP synthase II has product MDKRRVVITGIGALTPIGNSAPETWENALKGVNGIDKITRIDNSEYNVHVAGELKDFNIEDYMEKKEARRMDRFTQYAMVASDEAVKDSGLEITDDNRERIGVWIGSGIGGLQALEEGFRVMHERGPRRVSPFFVPMMIPDMASGQVSIKHGLKGPNGATVTACATGTNSIGEAFKFIERGQADAMVTGGTEAPITRMGLAGFQANKALTTAEDPNKASRPYSEDRDGFVIGEGAGIVMLEELEHAKARGAKIYGEVVGYGTTGDAHHITAPAEEGEGGARAMIEAMKDAGINPDEIGYINGHGTSTQYNDLFETMAIRNVFKDHAYNLLVNSTKSMTGHLLGGTGGMEAIITVLSLRDGKVHPTINLDNPDPELDLNYVTEGAVEADLRYAISNSFGFGGHNASLVFKKYEA; this is encoded by the coding sequence ATGGATAAGAGAAGAGTAGTAATTACAGGTATCGGTGCGTTGACGCCAATCGGCAATTCTGCGCCTGAAACCTGGGAGAATGCCCTCAAGGGAGTAAATGGTATCGATAAGATTACCCGCATCGACAACAGTGAATATAACGTTCACGTTGCGGGGGAGCTTAAGGATTTCAATATTGAAGACTATATGGAGAAGAAGGAAGCGCGCCGCATGGACCGCTTTACCCAATATGCGATGGTAGCATCCGACGAGGCGGTCAAGGACAGCGGTCTTGAAATCACGGATGACAACCGCGAGCGCATCGGTGTATGGATCGGTTCCGGCATCGGTGGCCTTCAGGCGCTCGAAGAAGGGTTCAGAGTAATGCATGAGCGTGGACCACGCAGAGTGAGTCCATTCTTCGTACCGATGATGATTCCGGACATGGCAAGCGGCCAGGTTTCCATCAAGCACGGACTGAAGGGCCCGAATGGTGCCACAGTTACTGCCTGCGCCACAGGTACAAACTCCATCGGTGAAGCATTCAAATTCATCGAACGCGGCCAGGCGGATGCCATGGTAACAGGAGGAACCGAAGCGCCAATCACCCGGATGGGGCTGGCAGGTTTCCAGGCCAACAAAGCCCTGACGACTGCAGAGGATCCAAACAAGGCCTCCCGTCCATACTCCGAGGACAGGGATGGATTCGTCATTGGTGAAGGCGCAGGAATCGTCATGCTGGAAGAACTCGAGCATGCGAAAGCACGCGGTGCAAAAATATATGGTGAAGTGGTCGGCTATGGCACAACAGGCGATGCACACCATATCACGGCTCCGGCTGAAGAAGGTGAAGGCGGTGCCCGTGCAATGATTGAAGCGATGAAGGATGCTGGCATCAATCCTGATGAGATCGGCTACATCAACGGACACGGTACAAGTACACAGTACAATGACCTGTTCGAAACGATGGCCATCCGCAATGTATTCAAGGACCATGCCTACAATCTGCTCGTCAACTCCACAAAATCAATGACAGGGCACCTGCTCGGTGGTACCGGCGGAATGGAAGCCATCATCACCGTACTCAGTCTGAGGGACGGCAAGGTGCACCCGACGATCAATCTGGACAATCCGGACCCGGAACTCGACTTGAATTATGTAACAGAAGGTGCAGTGGAAGCGGATCTCCGCTACGCGATTTCCAACAGCTTCGGTTTCGGTGGGCACAATGCGAGCCTGGTATTCAAAAAATACGAAGCATAA